A single window of Helicobacter pylori DNA harbors:
- the ung gene encoding uracil-DNA glycosylase, translating to MKLFDYAPLSLAWREFLQSEFKKPYFLEIEKRYLEALKSPKTIFPKSSNLFYALNLTPPSAVKIILLGQDPYHSTYLDNEQELPVAMGLSFSVEKNAPIPPSLKNIFKELHANLGVPVPCCGDLSAWAKRGMLLLNAILSVEKNQAASHQYIGWEAFSDQILTRLFETTAPLIVVLLGKVAQKKIALIPPNKHIIITAPHPSPLSRGFLGSGVFTSIQNAHREVYHKDFDFSL from the coding sequence ATGAAGCTTTTTGACTACGCTCCTTTGAGTTTGGCTTGGCGGGAGTTTTTGCAAAGCGAATTTAAAAAGCCTTATTTTTTAGAAATAGAAAAACGCTACCTAGAAGCCCTAAAAAGCCCTAAAACCATTTTCCCTAAAAGCTCTAATCTGTTTTATGCGCTCAATTTAACGCCCCCTAGTGCGGTTAAAATCATCCTTTTAGGGCAAGACCCCTACCATTCCACCTACCTAGACAATGAGCAAGAATTGCCGGTGGCGATGGGCTTAAGCTTTAGCGTGGAAAAAAACGCCCCCATCCCCCCAAGCTTAAAAAATATTTTTAAAGAATTGCATGCGAATTTGGGCGTGCCTGTGCCTTGTTGTGGGGATTTGAGCGCGTGGGCTAAAAGGGGCATGCTGTTATTGAACGCCATTTTAAGCGTGGAAAAAAACCAAGCCGCTTCGCACCAATATATTGGCTGGGAAGCTTTTAGCGATCAAATACTGACGCGTCTTTTTGAAACGACCGCCCCTTTAATCGTGGTGTTATTAGGGAAAGTCGCCCAAAAAAAGATCGCGCTAATTCCCCCTAATAAGCATATCATCATCACAGCCCCTCACCCTAGCCCCTTATCTAGGGGGTTTTTAGGGAGTGGGGTTTTTACAAGCATCCAAAACGCCCACAGAGAGGTTTATCATAAGGATTTTGATTTTAGTTTATGA
- the exbD gene encoding TonB system transport protein ExbD: MRSVRRGDGLNIVPFIDVILVLLAIVLSVSTFIAQGKIKVSLPNAKNAEKSQPNDQKVVVVSVDDHDNIFIDDKPVNLEALREAIKQIDPKILIDLKSDKNSRFETFISIMDILKEHNHENFSISTQAQ, encoded by the coding sequence ATGAGAAGCGTCAGAAGAGGCGATGGGCTCAATATTGTCCCTTTCATTGATGTGATACTTGTTTTATTGGCGATTGTGTTAAGCGTTTCTACTTTTATCGCGCAAGGTAAGATTAAAGTCAGTCTCCCTAACGCTAAAAATGCGGAAAAATCCCAGCCAAACGATCAAAAAGTGGTGGTGGTTTCGGTAGATGATCATGACAATATTTTCATTGATGACAAGCCGGTTAATTTAGAAGCGTTAAGAGAAGCGATCAAACAAATCGATCCCAAGATCTTGATTGATTTAAAAAGCGACAAAAATTCTCGTTTTGAAACTTTTATCAGTATTATGGATATTTTAAAAGAGCATAATCATGAAAATTTCTCCATCTCCACGCAAGCTCAGTAA
- a CDS encoding 1-acyl-sn-glycerol-3-phosphate acyltransferase translates to MKSNKKSNRLRAIYRALVIAIGLAVIIVFNYFNRKNNNARSSRRACSCFFSLTGVHLEKIGAFDTDAKLVVLNHQSLLDIIYLEAYHPSNICWIAKKELGEIPFYGHALTDTGMILIDREDKKGIVSLLKACKEKLDQNRPLVIFPEGTRGKGGEKFLPFKQGAKIIAEKFQLKIQPMVLINSIKIFNSKPLEAYKARTRLVMLESYTPDFNSPTWYEELQERMQKEYLKHYHELNA, encoded by the coding sequence ATGAAGTCAAATAAAAAGTCCAATCGTTTAAGAGCGATTTATAGGGCTTTAGTGATCGCTATAGGACTAGCTGTTATCATTGTTTTCAATTATTTTAACCGCAAAAACAATAACGCCCGCTCCAGCCGTAGGGCTTGTTCGTGCTTTTTTTCCCTTACCGGGGTTCATTTAGAAAAAATAGGCGCTTTTGATACGGACGCTAAACTCGTTGTTTTAAACCACCAAAGCTTACTAGACATTATTTATTTAGAAGCCTACCACCCTAGCAATATTTGCTGGATCGCTAAAAAAGAGTTGGGCGAAATCCCTTTTTATGGGCATGCCTTAACGGATACGGGAATGATTTTAATTGACAGAGAGGATAAAAAGGGGATTGTGAGCCTTTTGAAAGCGTGTAAGGAAAAGCTAGACCAAAACCGCCCTTTAGTGATTTTCCCTGAAGGCACTAGAGGCAAAGGGGGAGAAAAATTCCTCCCTTTCAAGCAAGGGGCTAAAATCATCGCCGAAAAATTCCAGCTCAAAATCCAGCCCATGGTGTTAATCAATTCCATTAAAATCTTTAATTCCAAGCCCCTAGAAGCCTATAAAGCGCGCACCCGTTTAGTCATGCTAGAAAGCTATACGCCTGATTTTAACTCGCCCACCTGGTATGAAGAATTACAAGAACGCATGCAAAAAGAGTATTTAAAACACTACCATGAATTAAACGCATGA
- the exbB gene encoding TonB-system energizer ExbB, with amino-acid sequence MGAGFSIGLLKEYVDIFVFAVLGVASFLALWFVIERIIFYSKVNLKAYTDADALNLDLTKNLTILYVIYSNAPYVGLLGTVLGIMVTFYDMGISGGMDAKTIMVGLSLALKATALGLAVAIPTLIAYNGLLRKSDVLSEKFRIMSK; translated from the coding sequence ATGGGAGCTGGTTTCTCCATTGGGTTATTGAAAGAATATGTGGATATATTTGTTTTTGCGGTGCTTGGCGTGGCCAGTTTTTTAGCTTTGTGGTTTGTGATTGAAAGGATTATTTTTTATTCCAAAGTCAATCTGAAGGCTTATACGGACGCGGACGCTTTAAATTTAGATTTGACTAAGAATTTAACCATTCTTTATGTGATCTATTCTAACGCACCCTATGTGGGCTTACTGGGAACAGTGTTAGGGATTATGGTCACTTTCTATGATATGGGGATTAGTGGAGGGATGGACGCTAAAACGATCATGGTAGGTTTGTCTTTAGCTTTAAAAGCGACCGCTCTAGGGCTTGCAGTAGCGATCCCTACGCTCATTGCATATAACGGCTTATTGAGAAAATCCGATGTGTTGAGTGAAAAATTCAGGATCATGTCCAAATGA
- a CDS encoding TerC family protein, producing the protein MEFLSSLLDALSTPHGIVSLATLTLLEIVLGIDNIIFITVMVYKLPKHQQNKAMILGLGLAMIARIGLLGSLFFISHLQKPLFVIAGMSFSWRDVVLLAGGAFLAFKALVELKEQIYPKEKRQEKAFGFFIALIEIMFLDIVFSLDSVITAIGIAKHLEVMAFAIILSVIVMMFFSKIVGDFIERHYRIKTLAFVFLLVVGVFLFLEGLHLHVDKNYLYAGIGFALLIECLNIFIEKKMKKS; encoded by the coding sequence ATGGAATTTTTATCCTCACTCTTAGACGCTCTTTCTACACCGCATGGCATAGTCTCCTTGGCTACGCTCACGCTTTTAGAGATCGTTCTAGGGATTGATAATATCATTTTTATCACGGTGATGGTTTATAAACTCCCCAAACACCAGCAAAATAAGGCCATGATTTTAGGCTTGGGATTAGCCATGATCGCTCGTATAGGGCTTTTAGGGAGTTTGTTTTTCATCAGCCATTTGCAAAAACCTTTATTTGTTATAGCGGGCATGAGCTTTTCATGGCGTGATGTGGTGCTGCTTGCAGGGGGGGCGTTTTTGGCTTTTAAAGCGTTAGTGGAATTAAAAGAGCAGATCTACCCTAAAGAAAAACGCCAAGAAAAAGCGTTTGGCTTTTTCATCGCTTTAATAGAAATCATGTTTTTAGACATTGTCTTTTCTTTAGACTCTGTGATCACGGCTATTGGGATCGCTAAACACCTAGAAGTCATGGCGTTTGCTATTATTTTATCTGTAATCGTGATGATGTTTTTTTCCAAAATCGTTGGCGATTTTATTGAAAGGCATTATCGCATCAAAACTTTAGCCTTTGTGTTTTTGCTCGTTGTGGGCGTGTTTTTGTTTTTAGAAGGCTTGCATTTGCATGTTGATAAAAATTATTTGTATGCGGGTATTGGTTTTGCCTTGCTCATAGAATGCTTGAACATTTTCATAGAAAAGAAAATGAAAAAAAGTTAA
- the nikR gene encoding nickel-responsive transcriptional regulator NikR, which produces MDTPNKDDSIIRFSVSLQQNLLDELDNRIIKNGYSSRSELVRDMIREKLVEDNWAEDNPNDESKIAVLVVIYDHHQRELNQRMIDIQHASGTHVLCTTHIHMDGHNCLETIILQGNSFEIQRLQLEIGGLRGVKFAKLTKASSFECNE; this is translated from the coding sequence ATGGACACACCCAATAAAGACGATTCAATCATCCGCTTTTCGGTTTCTTTGCAACAAAATTTATTAGACGAATTAGACAACCGCATCATTAAAAACGGCTATTCTTCTCGTTCAGAATTAGTGCGCGATATGATCAGAGAAAAACTAGTAGAAGACAATTGGGCAGAAGATAACCCTAATGATGAGAGCAAAATCGCCGTGCTTGTGGTGATTTATGATCACCATCAAAGGGAATTAAACCAGCGCATGATAGACATTCAGCATGCCAGCGGGACGCATGTTTTATGCACCACGCACATTCATATGGACGGGCATAATTGTTTAGAAACGATTATTTTACAAGGCAATTCGTTTGAAATCCAACGCTTGCAATTAGAAATCGGGGGGCTTAGGGGGGTTAAATTCGCTAAATTGACTAAGGCGTCTAGCTTTGAATGCAATGAATAG
- a CDS encoding energy transducer TonB family protein: MKISPSPRKLSKVSTSVSFLISFALYAIGFGYFLLREDAPEPLAQAGTTKVTMSLASINTNSKVKTNAESAKPKEEPKEKPKKEEPKKEVTKPKPKPKPKPKPKPKPKPKPEPKPKPKPEPKPEPKPEPKVEEPNKEEPKEEPKKEEAKEEAKEKSAPKQVTTKDIVKEKDKQEESNKTSDGATSEAQAYNPGVSNEFLMKIQTAISSKNRYPKMAQIRGIEGEVLVSFTINADGSVTDIKVVKSNTTDILNHAALEAIKSAAHLFPKPEETVHLKIPIAYSLKED; the protein is encoded by the coding sequence ATGAAAATTTCTCCATCTCCACGCAAGCTCAGTAAAGTTTCAACGAGTGTCAGCTTTTTAATCTCTTTTGCCCTATACGCTATAGGGTTTGGCTATTTTTTACTGCGCGAAGACGCCCCAGAGCCTTTAGCGCAAGCGGGGACCACTAAGGTTACCATGAGTTTAGCCAGCATTAACACCAATTCTAAAGTGAAGACGAATGCCGAATCCGCTAAACCCAAAGAAGAGCCTAAAGAAAAACCAAAAAAAGAAGAACCCAAAAAAGAGGTAACAAAGCCTAAGCCTAAACCCAAGCCAAAACCAAAACCCAAGCCTAAGCCTAAACCCAAACCTGAGCCAAAACCCAAGCCTAAGCCTGAGCCAAAACCAGAGCCAAAACCTGAACCTAAAGTTGAAGAACCTAATAAAGAAGAGCCTAAAGAAGAACCCAAAAAAGAAGAAGCTAAAGAGGAAGCTAAAGAAAAAAGCGCTCCTAAACAAGTAACGACTAAAGATATAGTCAAAGAAAAAGACAAGCAAGAAGAGTCTAACAAGACTTCTGATGGGGCCACTTCTGAAGCTCAAGCGTATAACCCAGGGGTGAGCAACGAATTTTTAATGAAGATCCAAACCGCTATTTCTTCTAAAAACCGCTACCCTAAAATGGCGCAGATTAGGGGCATTGAGGGCGAAGTGCTAGTGAGCTTTACGATCAATGCTGATGGGAGCGTTACGGACATTAAAGTCGTCAAAAGCAACACGACAGATATTTTAAACCATGCGGCTTTAGAGGCCATTAAAAGCGCGGCGCACTTGTTCCCTAAACCAGAAGAAACCGTGCATCTAAAAATCCCTATCGCTTATAGCTTGAAAGAAGACTGA
- the corA gene encoding magnesium/cobalt transporter CorA, whose product MVNVFFKQQKFVIKKRFNDFNGFDIEENEVLWFELINPTPNELATLSQEYAIYYNTDHSQRVSSVTKYWEDSSSVTINAFFTNQDENETFHTEMATFILSNNILFTIYYGTLEIFDSIQKKVLASPKKFEDGFDILTKIFEVYFEKGVECLEWINKQTSLLRKNIIFKETSTHDDILVRLSNLQEFNVALRDSFFDKRRIITALLRSNKVDSDTKNNLNIILTDFSSLVESTTVNLNSLDNIQNLFASQVNVEQNKIIKLFTVATMAMMPPTLIGTIYGMNFKFMPELEWQYGYLFALIVMAISTILPVLYFKKKGWL is encoded by the coding sequence ATGGTGAACGTGTTTTTCAAACAGCAAAAATTTGTCATTAAAAAACGCTTTAATGATTTTAATGGTTTTGATATAGAAGAAAATGAAGTTTTATGGTTTGAATTAATCAACCCTACGCCCAATGAATTAGCCACTCTAAGCCAAGAATACGCTATCTACTACAACACGGATCATTCCCAACGAGTCTCATCAGTAACCAAATACTGGGAAGACAGCTCCAGCGTTACGATCAACGCTTTTTTCACTAATCAGGATGAAAATGAGACTTTCCACACGGAAATGGCGACCTTTATTTTGTCTAATAATATTCTTTTCACGATTTATTACGGGACTTTAGAAATCTTTGATTCTATCCAAAAAAAGGTTTTGGCTAGCCCTAAAAAATTTGAAGACGGGTTTGATATTCTAACCAAAATCTTTGAAGTGTATTTTGAAAAAGGCGTGGAATGTTTGGAGTGGATCAACAAACAAACGAGCCTGTTGCGCAAAAACATCATTTTCAAAGAAACTTCTACGCATGATGATATTTTAGTGCGCTTGTCCAATTTGCAAGAATTTAATGTGGCTTTAAGGGATTCTTTTTTTGACAAACGGCGCATTATCACCGCATTACTAAGGAGCAATAAAGTGGATAGCGATACTAAAAATAATTTAAATATCATTTTAACCGATTTTAGCTCTTTGGTGGAGTCTACAACGGTCAATCTCAACTCGCTTGATAACATTCAAAACCTGTTCGCTTCTCAAGTCAATGTGGAGCAAAATAAAATCATCAAGCTCTTCACTGTGGCGACTATGGCGATGATGCCCCCCACATTGATTGGCACGATTTATGGCATGAATTTTAAATTCATGCCGGAGTTAGAATGGCAATACGGGTATCTTTTCGCGCTGATTGTCATGGCGATTTCTACGATTTTGCCTGTGCTCTATTTTAAAAAGAAAGGCTGGTTGTAG
- the hopM gene encoding Hop family outer membrane protein HopM/HopN produces MKIKKSLLLSLSLMLSLSRAEDDGFYMSVGYQIGEAVQKVKNTGALQNLADRYDNLSNLLNQYNYLNSLVNLASTPSAITGAIDNLSSSAINLTSATTTSPAYQAVALALNAAVGMWQVIALFIGCGPGPTNNQSYQSFGNTPALNGTTTTCNQAYGTGPNGILSIDEYQKLNQAYQIIQTALNQNQGGGMPALNDTTKTGVVNIQQTNYKTTTQNNIIQHYYDENGKEVPTYYSGGSSFSPTIQLTYNNNAEYLLQQAATIMQVLMTQNPHVQTSNGGKAWGLSSTPGNVVDIFGPSFNAINEMIKNAQAVLEKTKQLNANENTQITQPNNFNPYTSKNKQFAQEMLNRANAQAEILNLAKQVADNFHSIQGPIQGDLEECKAGSAGVITNNTWGSGCAFVKETLNSLEQHTAYYGNQVNQDRALSQTILNFKEALNTLNKDSTAINSGISHLPNAKSLQNMTHATQNPNSPEGLLTYSLNADKYNQLQTITQELGKNPFRRIGVIDYQNNNGAMNGIGVQVGYKQFFGKKRNWGLRYYGFFDYNHAYIKSNFFNSASDVWTYGVGMDALYNFINDKNTNFLGKNNKLSVGLFGGFALAGTSWLNSQQVNLTMMNGIYNANVSTSNFQFLFDLGLRMNLARPKKKDSDHAAQHGIELGFKIPTINTNYYSFMGAELKYRRLYSVYLNYVFAY; encoded by the coding sequence ATGAAAATCAAAAAATCCCTCTTGCTCTCTCTTTCTCTCATGCTCTCATTATCAAGGGCTGAAGACGACGGATTTTACATGAGCGTGGGCTATCAGATCGGCGAAGCGGTCCAAAAAGTGAAAAACACTGGAGCATTGCAAAATCTTGCAGACAGATACGATAATTTGAGCAACCTTTTAAACCAATACAATTACTTAAATTCCTTAGTCAATCTAGCCAGCACGCCGAGTGCGATTACCGGTGCGATTGATAATCTAAGCTCAAGCGCGATTAACCTCACTAGCGCTACCACCACTTCCCCGGCTTATCAAGCTGTGGCTTTAGCGCTCAATGCCGCCGTAGGCATGTGGCAAGTCATAGCCCTTTTTATTGGCTGTGGCCCTGGCCCTACCAACAATCAAAGCTACCAATCGTTTGGTAACACACCAGCCCTTAATGGGACAACCACCACTTGCAATCAAGCGTATGGGACAGGTCCCAATGGCATCCTATCCATTGATGAATACCAAAAACTCAACCAAGCTTATCAGATCATCCAAACCGCTTTAAACCAAAATCAAGGGGGCGGGATGCCTGCCTTGAATGACACCACCAAAACAGGGGTAGTTAACATACAACAAACCAACTATAAGACCACCACACAAAACAATATCATACAGCACTATTATGATGAAAATGGGAAAGAGGTTCCAACCTATTATTCAGGCGGATCATCATTCTCGCCTACAATACAATTGACATACAACAATAACGCTGAATACCTTTTGCAACAAGCCGCTACTATCATGCAAGTCCTTATGACTCAAAACCCCCATGTGCAAACGAGCAATGGCGGTAAAGCGTGGGGGTTGAGTTCTACGCCTGGGAATGTAGTGGATATTTTTGGCCCTTCTTTTAACGCTATTAACGAGATGATTAAAAACGCTCAAGCCGTTTTAGAAAAAACCAAACAGCTCAACGCTAATGAAAACACCCAAATCACGCAACCAAACAATTTCAACCCCTACACTTCTAAAAATAAGCAGTTCGCTCAAGAAATGCTCAATAGAGCCAACGCTCAAGCAGAGATTTTAAATTTAGCTAAGCAAGTAGCGGACAATTTCCACAGCATTCAAGGGCCTATCCAAGGGGATTTGGAAGAATGTAAAGCAGGATCGGCTGGCGTGATCACTAATAACACTTGGGGTTCAGGTTGCGCGTTTGTGAAAGAGACTTTAAACTCTTTGGAGCAACACACCGCTTATTATGGCAACCAGGTCAATCAGGATAGGGCTTTGTCTCAAACCATTTTGAATTTTAAAGAAGCCCTTAACACCCTGAATAAAGACTCTACAGCGATCAATAGCGGTATCTCTCACTTGCCTAACGCCAAATCTCTTCAAAACATGACGCATGCCACTCAAAATCCTAATTCCCCAGAAGGTTTGCTCACTTATTCTTTAAATGCAGACAAATACAACCAGCTCCAAACCATCACGCAAGAATTAGGCAAGAACCCCTTTAGGCGCATCGGCGTGATTGACTACCAAAACAATAACGGGGCGATGAATGGGATCGGCGTGCAAGTGGGTTACAAACAATTCTTTGGCAAAAAAAGGAATTGGGGGTTAAGGTATTATGGCTTTTTTGATTACAACCATGCTTATATCAAATCTAATTTTTTTAACTCGGCTTCTGATGTGTGGACTTATGGGGTGGGAATGGATGCGCTTTATAACTTCATTAACGATAAAAACACCAACTTTTTAGGCAAGAACAACAAGCTTTCTGTGGGGCTTTTTGGTGGCTTTGCGTTAGCTGGGACTTCGTGGCTTAATTCCCAACAAGTGAATTTGACCATGATGAATGGCATTTATAACGCTAATGTCAGCACTTCTAATTTCCAATTTTTGTTTGATTTGGGCTTGAGAATGAACCTCGCTAGGCCCAAGAAAAAAGACAGCGATCATGCCGCTCAGCATGGCATTGAACTAGGTTTTAAAATCCCTACGATCAACACCAACTATTATTCTTTCATGGGCGCTGAACTCAAATACAGAAGGCTCTATAGCGTGTATCTCAATTATGTGTTTGCTTACTAG
- the gap gene encoding type I glyceraldehyde-3-phosphate dehydrogenase — MPIRIAINGTGRIGLCAIRVASQRKDVEIVAINSTAETETLLHLIRHDSVHGHFEAKLNADRTLNIGHSKNILVLSERDINKLDFSVANAEIIIECTGKFNSLEASSAHLKNSVKKVIISAPAQNTPTFVYGVNHKNYHNESVISNASCTTNASAPLLKILDEAFKVENALLTTIHSYTNDQNLLDTKHKDIRRARAAGLNLIPTSTGVSKAISLVLPHLGPKITGLAIRVPTPNVSLVDLSLSFKKSVSKASVQHALKDACKHAFKGVVSIDEERLVSSDFISSPFSAIVIDDQIMTIGEKNAKVLAWYDNEMGYSERLIDMAQYIAQD; from the coding sequence ATGCCAATTAGAATCGCTATCAATGGGACTGGGCGCATCGGTTTGTGCGCTATAAGAGTCGCTAGTCAAAGAAAAGATGTAGAAATCGTTGCTATCAATTCTACCGCTGAAACAGAAACTCTTTTGCATTTGATCCGCCATGACAGCGTGCATGGGCATTTTGAAGCCAAATTAAACGCTGATAGAACTTTAAATATCGGGCATAGTAAAAACATTTTAGTGTTGAGCGAGCGAGACATTAACAAGCTTGATTTTTCTGTCGCTAACGCAGAAATCATCATAGAATGCACCGGGAAATTCAATTCCCTAGAAGCTTCAAGCGCTCATCTTAAAAACAGCGTGAAAAAAGTCATCATCTCCGCTCCCGCGCAAAATACGCCCACCTTTGTCTATGGGGTGAATCACAAAAATTACCATAACGAAAGCGTGATTTCTAACGCTTCTTGCACGACTAACGCTAGCGCTCCTTTATTAAAAATCTTAGATGAAGCCTTTAAAGTAGAAAACGCGCTTTTAACCACCATTCACAGCTACACTAACGATCAAAACCTTTTAGACACCAAGCACAAAGACATCCGCCGCGCTAGAGCGGCCGGCCTTAATCTCATCCCCACAAGCACCGGCGTGAGCAAAGCCATTTCGCTAGTCTTACCGCATTTAGGCCCTAAGATCACAGGCCTTGCTATTAGAGTGCCTACCCCTAATGTGAGCTTGGTGGATCTTTCTTTAAGTTTTAAAAAATCCGTGAGTAAAGCGAGCGTTCAGCATGCGCTTAAAGACGCTTGTAAGCATGCCTTTAAAGGGGTTGTGAGCATTGATGAAGAAAGGCTTGTTTCAAGCGATTTTATTTCTTCGCCTTTTAGCGCGATCGTGATTGATGATCAAATCATGACAATAGGCGAAAAAAATGCTAAAGTATTGGCATGGTATGATAATGAAATGGGTTATAGCGAGCGCTTGATAGACATGGCGCAATATATAGCACAAGATTAA
- a CDS encoding phosphoglycerate kinase produces the protein MLAKMSFMQNVKNIQEVEVGHKRVLIRVDFNVPLDENLNITDDTRIRESLPTIQFCIDNKAKDIILVSHLGRPKGVEEKLSLKPFLKRLERLLNHEVVFSQNIAQLKQALNENAPTRIFLLENIRFLKGEEENDENLAKDLAGLCDVFVNDAFGTSHRKHASTYGTAKFAPIKVSGFLLKKEIDSFYQAFNHPLRPLLLIVGGAKVSSKLTLLKNILDLIDKLIIAGAMSNTFLKALGYDVQDSSVEDALIKDALELLKSAREKKVKVYLPIDAVTTDDILNPKHIKISPVQDIEPKHKIADIGPASVKLFSEVIESAPTILWNGPLGVHEKQEFARGTTFLAHKIADTYAFSLIGGGDTIDAINRAGEKDNMSFISTGGGASLELLEGKILPCFEVLDKRH, from the coding sequence ATGTTAGCTAAAATGTCGTTTATGCAAAATGTTAAAAACATTCAAGAAGTGGAAGTGGGCCATAAAAGGGTGCTTATTAGAGTGGATTTTAATGTGCCTTTAGATGAAAATTTGAACATTACCGATGACACGCGCATTAGAGAGAGCTTGCCTACCATCCAATTTTGTATTGACAATAAGGCTAAAGATATTATTTTAGTGAGCCATTTGGGCCGCCCTAAAGGGGTTGAAGAAAAATTGAGCTTAAAGCCTTTTTTGAAACGCCTTGAAAGGCTCTTAAACCATGAAGTGGTTTTTTCTCAAAACATCGCGCAACTCAAGCAAGCTTTAAACGAAAACGCACCCACAAGGATTTTTCTTTTAGAAAACATCCGCTTTTTAAAAGGCGAAGAAGAAAATGATGAAAATCTGGCTAAAGATTTAGCGGGCTTGTGCGATGTGTTTGTGAATGACGCTTTTGGCACGAGCCACAGAAAGCATGCCAGCACTTATGGCACCGCCAAATTCGCCCCTATTAAAGTGAGCGGGTTTTTACTCAAAAAAGAAATTGATTCGTTTTATCAAGCGTTTAACCACCCTTTACGCCCTCTATTGTTGATTGTAGGGGGGGCTAAGGTCAGCTCCAAACTCACCCTATTAAAAAACATTTTAGATCTCATTGATAAGCTCATCATTGCCGGGGCGATGAGCAACACCTTTTTAAAAGCATTAGGCTATGATGTGCAAGATTCTTCTGTAGAAGACGCTTTGATAAAAGACGCCTTAGAGTTATTAAAAAGCGCGAGAGAAAAAAAAGTCAAAGTCTATTTACCCATAGACGCTGTAACCACTGATGATATCCTTAACCCCAAACACATCAAAATTTCACCCGTCCAAGACATTGAGCCTAAACACAAGATCGCTGATATAGGGCCTGCGAGCGTGAAATTATTTTCTGAAGTCATAGAGAGCGCACCCACCATTTTATGGAATGGCCCCTTAGGCGTGCATGAAAAACAAGAATTCGCTAGAGGTACAACCTTTTTAGCCCACAAAATCGCTGACACTTACGCTTTCTCGCTCATTGGTGGGGGCGATACCATTGATGCGATCAACCGCGCGGGCGAAAAGGATAACATGAGTTTCATTTCTACCGGTGGGGGAGCGAGTTTAGAATTGTTAGAGGGCAAGATTTTACCTTGTTTTGAGGTTTTGGATAAACGCCATTAA